DNA from Alnus glutinosa chromosome 2, dhAlnGlut1.1, whole genome shotgun sequence:
atcTCTTCTGGTGACCCTAACCTTCAAACCATGTTTCATATGGAGTATAATGGAGATGCTCGGCAAAACGGGATGACCTTCAACTACTTGAACACGATAATTCCAAATGATAGAGCTTGCAACTATTTTCATTTGAATGAAACTCATGTCCTTACCCAAACAAGTCCTTGGACCTGCATTAAATGCTATGAACTTGTAAGATGGTACATGCACGATTCTTCCTTGCTCCGATATCCATCTCTCTGGCTTGAACTCCAAGCAATCTCCGCCCCATATACCTTCCATCCTTCCCATTGTGTATGCAGAGTACAACAGTCTCGTACTTGGGCTAATACGGTGGCCGCTGGGAAGAATGTCGGATTGAACTGCGTACTTGTGTTCGAAAGGTACAGATGGGAAAAGCCGTAACGACTCACATATGGCTCCGTGGAGATAAACAAGCTTGTTTAGCTCGTCTATACCCCACTTGATCTCGTTGTTAACGAGCAAATGGTCTCTGATCTCTTCCACAATCTTAGCTTCCACTGATGGGTGCGTGGCAACAAGCCATAGCAACCAGGTGAGGCCTGCGCTTACGGTATCCCTACCTGCCAGCATGAGATTGAATGCCGCGTCCCTTAAGAACTTGTTGGAAAATTTTGTGAAACCGACCGTTTCTGCTCCTCCATCTTGCTCTATATAAGCTGTGAGTAAGTCGAAGTTTGCTTCCTTTGATTTCTGGGTCGTGTCTTTGCTTAGTTCTTCACGCTTGGATGAGATGCAGTTGTACACAAATTGATCGAGAACTTTCCAGGCCTTGCTTAGCTTCTTCTCTTCTCCGAGTTGAAGCCATCTCTGCAACTTCCAGATGCTTTCTGGGACTATGTGTCGGGAAAAGACGCTCTCCTCTATTTGATCAAACGCCTTTTCATACGCAACGTTCGGGAATTCAATTGAGAGGCAGTTTgtatcaaaacccaaaaccatcAAGCAAATGTTATCAAAAGTGAACCGCTGAAAAACATCTTGTAAATTCACCTCGATTCCAAGACTAGAGACGCGATCGAGAACAGGAACGAGGCCCTTTTCCACCTTGTCCTGCACAACTTGCTTCAAGAACAACTCGAACTGGCTGTTTTTTATCAACGAATGAATCAGCTTCCTCTGGTGCTTCCACGAGTCGGAATCAGAATTGAAAATCCCATCTCCCAGAGGTTCGAAAATCTCCCGAAACTCGGGCCCTTTAGTGTAGTTCGAAAAGTTTCTGCTCATAATTTGGTGGATGTTCATGGGATCACTGGTGATCACAAAGTTCATGTTAGTGAACCAAGGGCCCTTAAACTCGAAAGTTCCCCCGTAATGTTTGAGAGCATGGGTTACGAACTCGTGGACATTCGACGCATTTCGAAGAAGCGCCGGAAGCATTCCGACGACCGGCCAGTTTATGATGGGAGAGTCTCTGTTCCATCTCCAatgccaaagaaaaaggaagcaaaaaaaGGCTACAAGTATCTCTGCGTACCCAAGTATGGCCATCGGAGCTGTTTGAAGCTTTGTGTTTTTGGAGCCTAGCTATCTGCTTGGAGCAAGTTGGGTTCTAGTACTTCTATATCTTTGGAGCAAGTGGGTTCTATATCTCTCGCAATCTCCATCTCTCGATGTCAAGAGGTTTAATTTACGAGACACCAACATTTAGTTGGGAGGTTAGCgatatcttttgttttttcctctGTCGCACGGTTGAATGACATGTCTATGATTGTCTTACTCTTGCATGTTTATTAACACCAAATATCATTCTATTTTGTcctatttttctaatttttacatGCATATAGCTAGTCTAAAGGAggtgaagaaagaaaaatcatcaCTAAAAGTTTACGAGGAATGACATGTAAAAAACACTATAGTTAGtgtttagaaattaatttatcctattttaatttcaagatttgtGAGATACGAAAAAGAATAAAGTAGAAGAAAGATAAAGAAACAATCATATataaaagaacacaaaatttaCGTTGTCACAAGCGatcacatttatttatttacttttctgttcttttattattttattactgATACTACGTACTTTATGCAAACCGTTTCCTTGGAATTGCGAGCGCACCCCTTAATTCCAAGGAATTGCTGGGACCTCAAGGCCTTTGTTTTTTGCTTAGTCATCCGCTtgggattaggatcctctcaagGCATTTTTTTGCTTGATTGTGGGAGACTATTTATAAGACCCatttaaccaaataaaaaagtTGAGTAGTGGGTTTCATAGGTTATTTCTTACAATTACCTGCTCAACTTCTGTCAAATTACCTGCTCAACTTCtgtcaaattcagacaaataatttgataaaatcctaattctatgggtttatgtatatatgtttCCAGAGGTTGAGGTGATGATAATAACACTTAGTAAGGGGTATCAGCAGGAGTCAGGCACCTCCCTCTTTCGATTTCAGTGTAAGACTCAAATCACAAGAGATTGTGAGGGCATTTAAATAGGGACAAATGCAAAAAAGTAATGGGTATATATGCTCTCAATAGTCAATAATGCAGAGGGAAACATTGCTGAAGCTGTGACAAAGCGTATCCAAACCTCTGATGCCTCCAATATTGGTGAGGCCCGTGAAGCACCTGCTGCATATATCTTGCAACATCTTGTGGGTGTAATTCCGTGATTATTGAAGGTGATCGATGCTCAAACTATCTTTCTTAATTGCCATTAAAAGCCCTAACTTATTTACGGATTGGAATTTTTCCAGCATTATTGACgatttgcattttcttttaatttctctttaaagCTAAAAAGTTTTGAAAGTTTCTTGTTTGTTGTTTGTGCTAACTTTAAAGTACATTTGTTAGTTAAATGGGCAACTTCTTACCTTATGTTcaaaagttttcttacttatttAACATGATATAGTAATCAAATTAAAGTCCTCGTGAATTTGAATATTGTCGGTCATTTATCcattcaacaaaatatttcaagtattacattttacatattaaattgaagttttatcctatacataaatatattaaataattaaatttatatctcATTGTACTTTCTCATGTATAAGATGACATGACATGACATTAATTACGTTCatattatagatatatatatattataatggtGATGGGCCTCATATCCTTTTCAATCATAAACAGTACTATGAGCCAACTGCATTGTCCTTAAAGAAGAGGTTGAAAATGTTGAAGATTCTCTATTGGCCCACACATCAGATCGATATCTCTTTCACACTTGTGGTGTCCATCAAGTTCTTCTCTGATATTTATCTAGAGTACATGTGTGGAAGATTtgagaattatatatattttttttcatgaatattatgaaattaatattcaatTATTATAATGACTCTAGTTTGTCATTATTGATGAGATCTGTATTTTAACACGCCCCTACAAATTTGACGGTAAAGATCGAGTGATAAACCGACTAGAAACACAAGAGGTTGATATTTAACACATATGCTATTTGATATTTGCTGGATCGAGGGACGTGTATCTGGCTCCGCGGAAAGGAACGAAGTGGGATATAGATGAGCAACCAAGTATCTGGAGGTGGTCTAATTGAAAAAGAATATCTGCAACTCTCTCAGATATATCCAGATTTCCATATATTCCGATCCCCGTATACTTGCATCCGGTTCAACTGGAATATTTTGATAACTTACAAATATAACCCAACAAATATATGGAAAATTTACTTGCCTGTCAACAAATTGGACGAACCACATCGCTTGCCTGATGGTATTTTCACATGTAGCGATTGCCTTAAAAATGGAATGCCAATATATAcgaaatacaaaagaaagtgTACGTTTGACTTAGAATGCCAATATCTACGAAATATTAAAACAGTTATCTTGTTGTTTGCAAAAAACTGACTTGAACGTTTGAGTAAAGCTTCGACGTTTCACTAACAGCAACGCAGAGTAGCTACACATGGGAGGAGGAGAAAATGCCACATGTCATGATTTAATTTAGACAATCCTCTTATtgattttcatattttatataaGGGAAATGTTCAAATTACAACAAGTACATaacaccaagacacattgaGGTGGAGCCACACATATGATTACAAATAGTTGAATAGAACTTGaactaggaaaagaaaaaagactcgGACTCTTAACTCTAAATAATAGATAAGACTTCTATCTAGATAGATATATAGATAAAGTCTAATCTAATTTAGAGATAACTTTGGTACGCACAGATTAGGTAGCTGCCATCTTTATCTTAAGCAgtcttcttcatcaaagatcTCTTTTGGTGACCCTAACCTTCAAACCATGTCTCATATGAAGTACGACAGAGATCTTCGGCAACACAGGATGACCTTCAACCACTTGAACACGATAATTCCAAATGATGGAGCTTGCAACTATTTTCATTTGAATGAAACTCATGTCCTTACCCAAACAAGTCCTGGGGCCTGCATTAAATGCTATGAACTTGTAAGATGGGACATGCACAATCCTTCCTTGCTCTGAAATCCATCTCTCTGGCTTGAACTCTAAGCAATCTTCGCCCCATATGCTTTCCATCCTTCCCATTGAGTACGGAGAGTACAACATTGTCATACTTGGACCAATACGGTGGCCGCTTGGGAGAATGTCAGAGTCAACTGCTTGCAAATGCACGTAAGGTAAAGTTGGAAAAAGCCTTAAGGATTCACATATGGCTCCGTGGAGATAAACAAGCTTACTTAGTTGCTCATCTATATCCCACTTGATCTCGTTGTTAACCACCAAATGCTCTCTCATCTCTTCTATAATCTTAGCTTCCACCAATGGGTGTGTTGCAACAAGCCATATAAACCAGGTAAGGCCTGAACTTATGGTGTCTCTGCCTGCCGATATGAGAGAAAATGCCATGTCCCTCAGAAACTTGTTGGATTTTGTAAAACCATCCATTTCTCCTCCTTCATCTTCTTCTATACAAGCTGTCAGCAAGTCGAACTTAGCTTCCTCCACTTTCTGGGCCCCGCTCCCGCTCCTGCTCTGTTCTTCACGCTTGGATGAGATGCATTGGTACACGTACGAATTGATCAAATATTTTACAAGCATTGctcatcttcttttcttcttccatttgaAGCCATCGCTGCAACTTCCAGCAACTTTCTGGCACAACGTATCGGTAAAAGATACTTTGTTCCATTTGATCGAACGCTTTTGCATGTGCAACTTCGGGAAATTCAATGGAGTGGCAATTTGGATCGAAACCTAAAACCATGAAGCAAACATTATCGAAGGTGTAGCGCTGAAAAACATCTTGTAAATCCACCTCAATTCCCATACTTGAGACGTGATCAAGAATCGGAATGAGGCCGCTTTCCACCTTTCCCCGAGAGACTTTCTCCAAGAACATCTCGAACTTTTGGTTCTTTATCATTGACTGAATCAGCTTCCTCTGATATCTCCACGAGTCAGAATCAGAATTGAAAATCCCATCTCCGACAGGTTCAAAAATCTCCCGGAACTTTGGCCCTTTTTCATAGTTGGAAAAGTTTCTGCTCGTAATGTGATGGATGTTGGTGGGATCACTGATGAGCACATATTCCATGTTAGTGAACCAAGGGCCCTTAAACTCGAAGGTCCCCCCATAGTGTTTTAAAACTCGAGTTGCAAACTCGTGGACATGCGGTGCATTTTGAAGAATCCCCGGAAGCATTCCGAAAACAGGCCAGTTTATGATGGGTGAGTGTTTGTTCCATCTCCAATGGCAAAGGAAAAGGAAGCACAGAAATGCTGCAAGTATCTCTGCGTACCAAAGCATGGCCATTGGATCTATATGAAGCTTTGTGGTTTTGTGATTAAGGTTCCAAAGGTGCATGGCTTTTGTAGGCGCGCATGCACGTTTTTCTTAGAGCATGATGGATGATGGTTGATGATGCAGGCTAGGagaatcaaatataaaattttttgagattattttcaaaataaaatcgATCAGCACAAAAATGTACAggattataaaaaatatttgaagattatttttaaaataatatattgtcTAAATTTGTAgaccaaataaaatatattattctaaatataatcttcaaatattctgtataattctttttattcttatatATACGTTCGTACGAtcttattccaaaaataattttgaaatcttTTGCCTAGAGTAACAGCCCATCGAGTTCATTAAAAGTAGGTGACAGCTCATCAACTTGTTTCATTTCTATGATTCTTTCCGACCATcttatttcaaaatcttttgCCTCATTCTCCAGCTGCATCGATCTGTTGAAGtgataataatatttagttagGGGTATCACCTAGAGTACTAACAGCACATCAACGTGGTTCCTCAtcgggttttttatttttattatatatatatatatatattgattttcgTCCGTTCTTACGTACAATATAATTGGTCCTACCGTTCTGTCATCGATGACtattagaatttattttattttttatgacaaTAATTCTTTCAAAGCAAGATTATTTCGTATACTTATTCCTGTCGGGCAGAGTGGCAAACCCAGTCCATCCTCGGCATTCATAACCGATCCCACAAACATGTGCAAAATGCTCACTCTATATAAACTATAAGACTCTGACTTCACCGCGGATGTggccccaaaaaaattatttgtactAAAGAGGATTCGAATCTTAAACCTAATAAGAATACCACCAAAACTAAAGTCCTTATCGCgtacttgagccaaccccttagAGTTAATAGTCATCGAAGGAGGGGAAGAAAGATCACTAAAAGTTTACTCGGAAATGGCTTGTAAAAATTAAACACACTATAGTACGTTGGAACTAAAGGCTTTGAAAGCAAAAGGAATCACAAAATGTACATACTACGTACTGTCatcctttatatatatgaacagAATGAGCCAACTGCATTGCCATTATAGAAGGTTGAAAATGTTGAAGATTCTCTACTGGGGCACACATCAAATATATTCACATATGCGGTGTCTGATCTGATCAACTTCTCCGCGATTTGTCGAGTGTTTATGCATGCCAGTATGAGCATGAAAGTCAATACAACAAATGTCTCCGATACTTCCCTCTCTCACCATCTCTCTGCTCTTcctttcataattttctttagtgtttttttttttagtactaGAAGTCACATTAATTTACTGCACTCTCTCATCTTTTTCCACCCATGCACGCTTCCATCCACCACCGTCGCCAGTTCCTCCTCCACCCTCCGCCAATTCCTATCTCTGCACATGCTCCCCACACACTGTTGCGGTGCATGAGGGCTACACGCACCATCTTCATCGCCATTTTTGCTGTTATGCAGCAAATCTCAACCTCTGTC
Protein-coding regions in this window:
- the LOC133859904 gene encoding alkane hydroxylase MAH1-like produces the protein MAILGYAEILVAFFCFLFLWHWRWNRDSPIINWPVVGMLPALLRNASNVHEFVTHALKHYGGTFEFKGPWFTNMNFVITSDPMNIHQIMSRNFSNYTKGPEFREIFEPLGDGIFNSDSDSWKHQRKLIHSLIKNSQFELFLKQVVQDKVEKGLVPVLDRVSSLGIEVNLQDVFQRFTFDNICLMVLGFDTNCLSIEFPNVAYEKAFDQIEESVFSRHIVPESIWKLQRWLQLGEEKKLSKAWKVLDQFVYNCISSKREELSKDTTQKSKEANFDLLTAYIEQDGGAETVGFTKFSNKFLRDAAFNLMLAGRDTVSAGLTWLLWLVATHPSVEAKIVEEIRDHLLVNNEIKWGIDELNKLVYLHGAICESLRLFPSVPFEHKYAVQSDILPSGHRISPSTRLLYSAYTMGRMEGIWGGDCLEFKPERWISEQGRIVHVPSYKFIAFNAGPRTCLGKDMSFIQMKIVASSIIWNYRVQVVEGHPVLPSISIILHMKHGLKVRVTRRDL